In a genomic window of Thioalkalivibrio sp. XN279:
- a CDS encoding 16S rRNA (uracil(1498)-N(3))-methyltransferase, with protein MSRTPRIFVHDPLATGQRLVLESELAAHLGRVLRARAGEPVTLFDGSGPEFAGEIVEATRRSVAISVGARREADRESPLELVLLQGMCRHERMDWVVRKATELGVSAIRPVLTARSVVKLDPAKVAPKIEHWRAIAISACEQCGRNTLPDILPPLPVPGALSAHAGATGLLLDPDANGGPAMLDRPPGPLCLLVGPEGGLDEREREAARARGYRGIRLGPRILRTETAALTGVALLQARFGDLG; from the coding sequence ATGTCACGCACGCCAAGGATCTTCGTCCACGATCCACTCGCCACGGGCCAGCGCCTGGTCCTGGAGAGCGAGCTCGCCGCGCATCTCGGCCGTGTGTTGCGGGCGCGCGCCGGCGAGCCGGTGACGCTGTTCGACGGCAGCGGCCCGGAGTTCGCCGGCGAGATCGTTGAGGCCACGCGCCGCAGCGTGGCGATCTCGGTCGGCGCGCGCCGCGAGGCCGACCGCGAGTCGCCGCTGGAGCTGGTGCTGCTGCAGGGCATGTGCCGCCATGAGCGCATGGACTGGGTGGTGCGCAAGGCCACGGAACTCGGCGTCAGTGCCATCCGGCCGGTGCTCACGGCGCGGTCCGTCGTGAAGCTGGACCCGGCCAAGGTGGCGCCCAAGATCGAGCACTGGCGTGCGATTGCCATCAGTGCCTGCGAGCAGTGCGGGCGTAACACCTTGCCCGACATCCTGCCGCCGCTACCGGTGCCGGGCGCGCTGTCCGCGCATGCCGGCGCCACCGGGCTGCTGCTCGACCCGGACGCGAACGGCGGCCCGGCCATGCTGGATCGGCCGCCCGGGCCGCTGTGCCTGCTGGTCGGGCCCGAAGGCGGCCTGGACGAACGCGAACGCGAGGCCGCGCGGGCCCGCGGCTATCGCGGGATCCGGCTCGGTCCGCGCATCCTGCGCACGGAAACAGCGGCGCTGACCGGCGTGGCCCTGCTGCAAGCCCGCTTCGGCGACCTGGGCTGA
- a CDS encoding adenosylmethionine--8-amino-7-oxononanoate transaminase: protein MSARRDANAGLVARDLACVWHPCTQMKDHEWLPMIPIRRGAGAWLEDFNGRRYLDCISSWWVNLFGHANPVIANAVRRQVESLEHVMLAGFTHEPVVELSERLVGLTPEGLTRCFYADNGSSAVEVALKMSFHYWLNRGEPQRKRFVALENSYHGETLGALAVGDVALYKETYRPLLMECLLAPSPDAYLAAPGESPADCARRRAAELETLLERHAGEVCAVIIEPLVQCAGYMRMHDPAYLGELRAICDRHRVHLIADEIAVGFGRTGTMFACEQAGIAPDFMCLSKGLTGGFLPLSVVLTTDEVYGAFYDEYATLRAFLHSHSYTGNPVACAAALATLDLFAASDVLDKNRARAAQMRAGVAELEDHPHVGDIRQHGMILAIEMVRDRKTREPYPWQERRGIRVYEYGLQHNMLLRPLGHVVYFMPPYVVDDEQIAQMTRVAIDGIHHATRAA from the coding sequence GTGAGCGCGCGCCGCGACGCCAACGCCGGGCTGGTGGCGCGGGACCTGGCCTGCGTGTGGCATCCCTGCACGCAGATGAAGGACCACGAGTGGCTGCCGATGATCCCCATCCGGCGCGGCGCCGGTGCCTGGCTGGAGGATTTCAACGGCCGCCGTTACCTCGACTGCATCAGCTCCTGGTGGGTGAACCTGTTCGGCCACGCCAACCCGGTGATCGCCAACGCGGTGCGCCGCCAGGTCGAGTCGCTCGAGCACGTGATGCTGGCCGGCTTCACCCACGAGCCGGTGGTGGAGCTGTCCGAGCGCCTGGTCGGCCTCACGCCGGAGGGCCTGACCCGCTGCTTCTACGCGGACAACGGTTCTTCGGCGGTCGAGGTGGCGCTGAAGATGAGCTTCCACTACTGGCTCAACCGCGGCGAGCCGCAGCGCAAGCGCTTCGTGGCGCTGGAGAACAGCTACCACGGCGAGACCCTCGGCGCGCTCGCCGTCGGCGACGTGGCGCTGTACAAGGAGACCTACCGGCCGCTCTTGATGGAGTGCCTGCTGGCGCCTTCCCCCGACGCGTATCTCGCCGCGCCCGGCGAGAGCCCGGCCGACTGCGCGCGCCGCCGCGCGGCCGAGCTCGAGACGCTGCTGGAGCGGCATGCGGGCGAGGTCTGCGCGGTGATCATCGAGCCGCTGGTGCAGTGCGCCGGCTACATGCGCATGCACGACCCGGCCTACCTCGGCGAGTTGCGCGCCATCTGCGACCGCCACCGCGTGCACCTGATCGCGGACGAGATCGCCGTCGGCTTCGGCCGCACCGGCACCATGTTCGCCTGCGAACAGGCCGGCATCGCACCGGACTTCATGTGCCTGTCGAAGGGACTGACCGGCGGCTTCCTGCCGCTGTCCGTGGTGCTCACCACCGACGAGGTCTACGGCGCCTTTTACGACGAGTACGCGACGCTGCGCGCGTTCCTCCACTCGCACAGCTACACCGGCAACCCGGTGGCCTGTGCGGCGGCGCTGGCGACGCTGGACCTGTTCGCGGCGAGCGACGTGCTCGACAAGAACCGCGCGCGCGCCGCGCAGATGCGCGCCGGCGTGGCCGAGCTCGAGGACCATCCGCACGTCGGCGACATCCGCCAGCACGGCATGATCCTGGCCATCGAGATGGTCCGGGATCGCAAGACGCGGGAACCCTATCCATGGCAGGAACGGCGCGGCATCCGGGTGTACGAGTACGGCCTCCAGCACAACATGCTGCTGCGCCCGCTCGGCCACGTGGTGTACTTCATGCCGCCCTACGTCGTGGACGATGAACAGATCGCCCAGATGACCCGCGTCGCCATCGACGGCATTCACCACGCCACGCGGGCGGCGTGA
- the argE gene encoding acetylornithine deacetylase, translated as MNNKLPTLQDMMCRLVAVPSVSSLQPAHDQGNHAVSELLAGWLEPLGFSIEIKPVPGLAGKYNLVARSAPGDDGLVLSGHTDTVPYDASRWTRDPFAGEVQDGRLYGLGSADMKSFLAVAAHAAARVDLQKLARPLVIVGTADEESGMGGARALVEEGEALGSRVVIGEPTGLKPITRHKGVLMERIRIDGRSGHASNPAAGLNAIDGAMAAIVALHAFIDGLAEKFPGAAFPVPGPTLNIGAIRGGDNPNRICADCELDVDLRLVPGMRCAETRAGLRAAVTRALEGSGFELGFTALFDGIEPLAPGAHKDLAEACEHASGHACGAVNFGTEGPLFQKLDMDVVICGPGDIAVAHQPDESIALTQAYRAVDVMELVVRHFCSQAA; from the coding sequence ATGAACAACAAGCTCCCCACGCTCCAGGACATGATGTGCCGGCTGGTGGCCGTCCCCTCGGTCAGCAGCCTGCAACCCGCCCACGACCAGGGCAACCACGCGGTGAGCGAACTGCTCGCCGGCTGGCTGGAGCCGCTGGGCTTCAGCATCGAGATCAAGCCGGTGCCGGGCCTCGCGGGCAAGTACAACCTGGTGGCGCGCAGCGCGCCCGGCGACGACGGCCTGGTGCTGTCCGGTCACACCGACACGGTCCCTTACGACGCCAGTCGCTGGACCCGCGATCCCTTCGCCGGCGAAGTGCAGGACGGCCGTCTCTACGGCCTCGGCAGCGCCGACATGAAGTCCTTCCTCGCCGTCGCGGCCCATGCCGCCGCGCGGGTGGACCTGCAGAAGCTGGCGCGCCCGCTGGTCATCGTCGGCACCGCCGACGAGGAAAGCGGCATGGGCGGCGCCCGCGCGCTGGTGGAGGAAGGCGAAGCCCTCGGCAGCCGCGTCGTGATCGGCGAGCCCACCGGCCTCAAGCCCATCACCCGCCACAAGGGCGTGCTCATGGAACGCATCCGCATCGACGGCCGCAGCGGGCACGCCAGCAACCCGGCGGCCGGCCTCAACGCCATCGACGGGGCCATGGCGGCGATCGTCGCCCTGCACGCCTTCATCGACGGCCTGGCGGAGAAATTTCCCGGCGCGGCGTTCCCGGTGCCCGGGCCGACGCTCAACATCGGCGCCATCCGCGGCGGCGACAACCCGAACCGCATCTGCGCCGACTGCGAGCTGGACGTGGACCTGAGGCTGGTGCCCGGCATGCGCTGCGCGGAGACGCGCGCCGGGCTGCGCGCCGCCGTGACCCGCGCCCTCGAGGGCAGCGGCTTCGAGCTCGGCTTCACCGCCCTGTTCGACGGCATCGAGCCGCTCGCCCCGGGCGCGCACAAGGACCTCGCCGAGGCCTGCGAGCACGCCTCCGGACATGCCTGCGGCGCGGTCAATTTCGGCACCGAGGGGCCGCTGTTCCAAAAGCTCGACATGGACGTGGTGATCTGCGGCCCCGGGGACATCGCCGTGGCGCACCAGCCGGATGAATCGATCGCGCTGACCCAGGCCTATCGCGCCGTGGACGTGATGGAGCTGGTCGTGCGGCATTTCTGCAGCCAGGCGGCGTGA
- the ampD gene encoding 1,6-anhydro-N-acetylmuramyl-L-alanine amidase AmpD has product MAARKPRPRFTIDRDSGLFAAARQVPSPNHNARPAGMALELIVVHNISLPPGEFGGPWIDRLFTNELSPHAHPYFGRVAALRVSAHLLIRRDGELVQYVPFHRRAWHAGASRWQGREDCNDFSVGIELEGTDHGGYTTAQYRRLAVSIRALCRAYPTLSPQRLAGHSDIAPGRKTDPGPSFDWDRLARWLAPRRYNRKPKRAP; this is encoded by the coding sequence ATGGCGGCGCGCAAACCCCGGCCCAGGTTCACCATCGACCGCGACAGCGGCCTGTTCGCCGCGGCGCGCCAGGTGCCGTCGCCCAACCACAACGCGCGCCCCGCGGGGATGGCGCTCGAGCTCATCGTGGTGCACAACATCAGCCTGCCGCCCGGCGAGTTCGGCGGGCCGTGGATCGACCGCCTGTTCACCAACGAGCTCAGCCCGCACGCCCACCCTTATTTCGGCCGCGTCGCCGCGCTGCGCGTGTCGGCGCACCTGCTCATCCGCCGCGACGGCGAGCTGGTGCAGTACGTGCCGTTCCACCGCCGCGCCTGGCACGCCGGCGCGTCGCGCTGGCAGGGGCGGGAGGACTGCAACGATTTCTCGGTGGGGATCGAGCTGGAGGGCACGGACCACGGCGGCTACACCACGGCGCAGTACCGGCGCCTGGCGGTCTCGATCCGCGCGCTCTGTCGTGCCTATCCGACGCTGTCGCCGCAGCGGCTCGCCGGCCACAGCGACATCGCCCCGGGGCGCAAGACCGACCCCGGCCCGTCCTTCGACTGGGACCGGCTGGCGCGCTGGCTCGCACCGCGCCGCTATAATCGGAAGCCGAAGAGGGCCCCATGA
- the ampE gene encoding regulatory signaling modulator protein AmpE, whose amino-acid sequence MNLIALILGLVLERMLTRLLDLRGLTWFTAWFDVGGRWMRRAPGRAGLLVGVLVMLLPALPVAWIAWAFHDVLSGLPYIAFATVVLLLSLGPQDLLAQVNDWLEAKARGDEHAAAEAERAICEADSEATEKATARKLESAILVQANHGIFGVIFWFMVLGPAGAWAYRAADLFRRHMRATGSGGRNTARAELLFGIVTWVPARLLAASYAVAGSFDDAFEDWRAYYHRTSAGFFRVSENILAAAGIGAIRRRTPEAGSAAAIEATRDLVRRTLFIWLTVIAALTLVGWAT is encoded by the coding sequence ATGAACCTGATTGCGCTGATACTCGGGCTGGTGCTGGAGCGGATGCTGACGCGTCTGCTGGACCTGCGCGGGCTCACCTGGTTCACGGCCTGGTTCGACGTCGGCGGCCGCTGGATGCGCCGCGCGCCGGGTCGCGCCGGACTGCTGGTCGGCGTGCTCGTGATGCTGCTGCCGGCGCTGCCCGTGGCCTGGATCGCCTGGGCCTTCCACGACGTGCTGTCAGGCCTGCCGTACATCGCCTTTGCCACGGTGGTGCTGCTGCTGAGCCTGGGCCCGCAGGACCTGCTGGCACAGGTGAACGACTGGCTGGAAGCGAAGGCGCGCGGCGACGAACATGCCGCGGCCGAGGCGGAGCGCGCCATCTGCGAGGCCGACAGCGAAGCCACGGAGAAGGCCACGGCGCGCAAGCTCGAGAGCGCGATCCTGGTGCAGGCGAATCACGGCATCTTCGGCGTCATCTTCTGGTTCATGGTGCTGGGCCCTGCCGGCGCCTGGGCGTACCGGGCCGCGGACCTGTTCCGGCGGCACATGCGTGCCACCGGCTCGGGCGGGCGCAACACGGCGCGCGCAGAGTTGCTGTTCGGGATCGTGACCTGGGTGCCCGCCCGCCTGCTGGCCGCGTCCTACGCCGTCGCCGGCAGCTTCGACGACGCCTTCGAGGACTGGCGCGCCTACTACCACCGCACCTCGGCGGGCTTTTTCCGCGTCAGTGAGAATATCCTCGCGGCCGCCGGTATCGGCGCCATCCGGCGTCGCACCCCCGAGGCCGGGTCAGCGGCGGCCATCGAGGCCACGCGCGACCTGGTGCGCAGGACCCTGTTCATCTGGCTCACCGTCATTGCGGCCCTGACGCTGGTCGGCTGGGCGACGTGA
- a CDS encoding cobalamin-binding protein — MSRGRRLSAALCAVACVVLAPLATAEPEPLPGAARRIVTLAPHLAELVHAAGAGDRLVGVSEWSDYPPGVEMLPRVGNAFQVDQERLAALAPDLVLGWRGGNPERVLAQLEQRGYRVVALETATLEDVALQLEAIGRLAGTGEAAAQAARRYREALAALRAQQSGKAELRVFYQVSWQPLYTIGGRQLISRVIALCGGRNVFAEVETLAPAVGLEAVVARDPQVILGGGSKAGQFDGWQRWSSVSAVAGGHMYAVDGNLVTRPAPRILAGARQVCAALDRARE, encoded by the coding sequence GTGAGCCGCGGCCGGCGCCTGTCGGCGGCGCTGTGCGCCGTGGCCTGTGTCGTGCTGGCCCCGCTGGCGACAGCCGAGCCCGAGCCGTTACCCGGGGCGGCACGGCGCATCGTCACCCTGGCGCCGCACCTGGCGGAACTGGTCCATGCGGCCGGGGCGGGAGACCGGCTGGTCGGTGTCAGCGAGTGGAGTGACTACCCGCCAGGCGTCGAGATGCTGCCGCGCGTGGGCAACGCCTTCCAGGTCGACCAGGAACGCCTCGCGGCGCTGGCGCCGGACCTGGTGCTCGGCTGGCGCGGCGGCAATCCCGAACGCGTGCTCGCGCAACTGGAACAACGGGGGTACCGCGTGGTGGCGCTGGAGACGGCCACGCTCGAGGACGTCGCATTGCAGCTGGAGGCGATCGGCCGACTCGCGGGCACCGGGGAGGCCGCGGCGCAGGCTGCGCGCCGCTACCGCGAGGCCCTGGCGGCGTTGCGCGCGCAGCAGTCCGGCAAGGCGGAGCTGCGGGTCTTCTACCAGGTCTCGTGGCAGCCGCTGTACACCATTGGCGGGCGGCAGCTGATCAGCCGCGTCATCGCCCTGTGCGGTGGCCGCAACGTGTTTGCTGAGGTGGAAACGCTGGCGCCTGCGGTGGGGCTGGAGGCCGTGGTGGCGCGCGACCCGCAGGTGATCCTCGGCGGCGGCAGCAAGGCGGGCCAGTTCGACGGCTGGCAGCGCTGGAGCTCGGTCAGCGCCGTGGCCGGGGGGCATATGTACGCCGTGGACGGCAACCTGGTGACGCGACCGGCGCCGCGTATCCTTGCCGGCGCGCGCCAGGTCTGCGCCGCCCTCGACCGGGCGCGCGAATAG
- a CDS encoding cob(I)yrinic acid a,c-diamide adenosyltransferase, protein MGHRLSRIYTRTGDDGTTGLGDGTRVPKDDVRVEAFGTVDEANSAVGMVLAVPGLPESILDCLVRVQHDLFDLGGELCIPGYTAITPGYVARLERELDDFNAPLPPLKDFILPGGGPGAAACHFARTVCRRAERRVWTLAQRDDVNPEASRYLNRLSDLLFVLARVIARHEQGSEVLWQKGLNRA, encoded by the coding sequence ATGGGACACAGGCTGAGCCGGATCTACACGCGCACGGGCGACGACGGCACCACCGGGCTGGGCGACGGCACGCGCGTGCCCAAGGACGATGTGCGTGTCGAGGCTTTCGGCACCGTGGACGAGGCCAACAGCGCGGTGGGCATGGTCCTCGCCGTGCCCGGGCTCCCGGAATCCATCCTCGACTGCCTGGTGCGGGTGCAACACGACCTGTTCGACCTCGGCGGCGAGCTGTGCATCCCCGGCTACACCGCCATCACGCCCGGCTACGTCGCCCGTCTGGAACGCGAGCTGGACGATTTCAACGCGCCGCTGCCGCCGCTGAAGGATTTCATCCTGCCCGGCGGCGGGCCGGGCGCCGCCGCCTGTCATTTCGCCCGCACGGTCTGCCGGCGCGCAGAGCGGCGCGTGTGGACGCTGGCGCAACGGGACGACGTCAACCCCGAGGCCTCGCGTTACCTGAACCGGCTCTCCGACCTGCTGTTCGTGCTGGCGCGCGTCATCGCACGCCACGAGCAGGGCTCCGAGGTGCTGTGGCAGAAGGGGCTGAACCGGGCCTGA
- a CDS encoding TonB-dependent receptor domain-containing protein, protein MQHSHALAAIALAAVTFASPAAADTAVLDHVLVTATRRAISADQALPPVVVIGREEIERSNAIDVAELLRYHAGIEIARNGGPGQVTSAFIRGANSNHTLVLIDGVKVNPGTAGGAALQNITPELVERVEIVKGPRSSLYGSEAIGGVINIITRRGAAGRELGAHVQAGRYGLRGAGARVSAQGERMAAGISATTLRTDGFPTYRDSDEDRGFANDAVNAWLRADAGALRLEASHWQAEGNTEYADFFRAPQDQDFENRLTRLQAAWQGRDWRSQLTLARVIDHIDQGELAFDPDDFVRTERDLVDWQNDLDLVRGLELTAGLSLSREETSGQSFGAPLEEAPGAGKADRDENAAYLQAGFELGTHRFVAAGRHTDHDTFGGVNTWNLEWGTALGAAWSATAGIGRGFRAPGTSDLYAFGGNPELQPEISRSVDFGLKYRPHRDHELALALFHTEIDDLIEYFDPDGFLGELPGRNENIGDARIKGAEFGWRARHGDWTVDTQLVLQRPEDRRTGAQLLRRAERIATAQLTRGLGEHELGLQMLASGERRDFGDVRLAGYVLVNLTAKLQLAERWALRARLENLLDQDYELVDGYNTAGRGIYASLAYSY, encoded by the coding sequence TTGCAACACTCACATGCCCTGGCGGCCATCGCCCTGGCCGCCGTCACGTTCGCGTCGCCCGCCGCCGCGGACACCGCCGTGCTGGACCACGTGCTGGTCACCGCCACGCGCCGCGCCATCAGCGCCGACCAGGCGCTGCCGCCGGTGGTGGTCATCGGCCGCGAGGAGATCGAGCGCAGCAACGCCATCGACGTCGCCGAGCTGCTGCGCTACCACGCCGGCATCGAGATCGCGCGCAACGGCGGGCCGGGGCAGGTCACCTCGGCCTTCATCCGCGGCGCCAACAGCAACCACACCCTGGTGCTGATCGACGGCGTCAAGGTGAACCCGGGCACTGCGGGCGGCGCCGCGCTGCAAAACATCACCCCCGAGCTGGTCGAGCGGGTGGAAATCGTCAAGGGCCCGCGCTCCTCGCTGTACGGCTCCGAGGCCATCGGCGGCGTGATCAACATCATCACCCGGCGCGGCGCGGCGGGGCGCGAGCTCGGCGCGCACGTGCAGGCGGGACGCTACGGCCTGCGCGGCGCCGGCGCCCGGGTCTCGGCGCAGGGTGAGCGCATGGCCGCCGGCATCTCCGCGACCACGCTGCGCACCGACGGCTTCCCCACCTACCGCGACAGCGACGAGGACCGCGGCTTCGCCAACGACGCCGTCAACGCCTGGCTGCGTGCCGACGCGGGCGCGCTGCGACTGGAGGCCAGTCACTGGCAGGCCGAGGGCAACACCGAGTACGCCGACTTTTTTCGCGCCCCGCAGGACCAGGATTTCGAGAACCGCCTGACCCGCCTGCAGGCGGCGTGGCAGGGCCGCGACTGGCGCTCGCAGTTGACCCTGGCGCGCGTCATCGATCACATCGACCAGGGCGAGCTGGCGTTCGACCCGGACGATTTCGTGCGCACGGAGCGCGACCTGGTCGACTGGCAGAACGATCTCGATTTGGTGCGCGGCCTCGAGCTTACCGCGGGCCTCAGCCTGTCCCGGGAGGAGACCTCGGGCCAGAGCTTCGGCGCCCCGCTCGAGGAGGCGCCCGGCGCCGGCAAGGCCGACCGCGATGAAAACGCGGCTTACCTGCAGGCCGGCTTCGAACTCGGCACGCACCGTTTTGTTGCCGCCGGGCGCCACACGGACCACGACACCTTCGGCGGCGTGAACACCTGGAACCTGGAGTGGGGCACCGCGCTGGGCGCCGCCTGGTCGGCGACGGCCGGTATCGGCCGCGGCTTCCGCGCGCCCGGCACGAGCGACCTGTATGCCTTCGGCGGCAATCCCGAGCTGCAGCCCGAGATCTCGCGCAGCGTCGACTTCGGCCTCAAGTACCGCCCGCATCGCGATCACGAGCTGGCCCTGGCGCTGTTCCATACCGAGATCGACGACCTCATCGAGTACTTCGACCCGGACGGCTTCCTCGGCGAACTGCCGGGACGCAACGAGAACATCGGCGACGCGCGTATCAAGGGCGCCGAGTTCGGCTGGCGGGCGCGGCACGGCGACTGGACGGTGGACACGCAGCTGGTGCTGCAGCGGCCCGAGGACCGTCGCACCGGGGCGCAGCTGCTGCGGCGCGCGGAGCGCATCGCCACCGCCCAGCTCACGCGCGGGCTCGGCGAACACGAGCTCGGACTCCAAATGCTCGCCTCCGGCGAACGCAGGGACTTCGGCGACGTGCGGCTGGCGGGCTACGTGCTGGTCAACCTCACCGCCAAGCTGCAGCTGGCCGAGCGCTGGGCGCTGCGGGCGCGGCTCGAGAACCTCCTCGACCAGGACTACGAGCTGGTCGACGGCTACAACACGGCGGGACGGGGCATTTACGCCAGCCTGGCCTACAGTTACTGA
- a CDS encoding inositol monophosphatase family protein: MERSRFLQVALDAAAAAAEVIRHYYRDDIEVSLKPDQTPVTRADVESEQVIRKAITDAFPDHGFYGEETGHQGLDAEYLWLVDPIDGTRSFVRGYPFFSTQVALMHHGRIVVGVSSAPAFGQLAWAERGQGAFLDGHDCRVSQVERLEEAAVSSGNLRTLASGPRWSDWAEVVRRVARIRGYGDFYHYHLLASGRIEAVVESDVNILDIAALSLIVEEAGGIFTDLEGRPVGLETTSVLAANRHLYPELASLLRVPRA; encoded by the coding sequence ATGGAACGCTCCAGATTTCTCCAGGTGGCGCTCGATGCCGCCGCGGCCGCCGCCGAGGTCATCCGGCATTACTACCGCGACGACATCGAGGTATCGCTCAAGCCCGACCAGACGCCCGTCACCAGGGCCGACGTGGAGTCGGAGCAGGTCATCCGCAAGGCGATCACGGACGCCTTCCCGGACCATGGCTTTTACGGCGAGGAGACCGGCCACCAGGGGCTCGATGCGGAGTACCTGTGGCTGGTGGATCCCATCGATGGCACGCGCAGCTTCGTGCGCGGCTACCCCTTCTTCTCCACCCAGGTGGCGCTGATGCACCACGGACGCATCGTTGTCGGCGTCTCCAGCGCGCCGGCCTTCGGGCAGCTGGCCTGGGCGGAGCGCGGGCAGGGCGCCTTCCTCGACGGCCACGACTGCCGCGTGAGCCAGGTCGAGCGGCTCGAGGAGGCCGCGGTGTCCTCCGGCAACCTGCGCACGCTGGCCTCGGGGCCGCGCTGGAGCGACTGGGCCGAGGTGGTGCGACGGGTGGCCCGGATCCGTGGTTACGGGGATTTCTATCACTACCACCTGCTGGCGTCCGGCCGCATCGAGGCGGTGGTGGAATCGGACGTGAACATCCTTGATATCGCAGCTTTGTCCTTGATCGTCGAGGAAGCGGGGGGCATTTTCACCGATCTCGAGGGCCGCCCCGTCGGCCTGGAGACGACCAGCGTGCTGGCCGCCAATCGCCATCTCTATCCCGAGCTCGCGAGCCTGCTGCGCGTGCCGCGCGCATAG
- a CDS encoding coniferyl aldehyde dehydrogenase, protein MAAEPADIAEQQQIARMRRLFDTQREAFRAAPMPDLAARRADLKRLKDVLIANRERFVAAVSADFGGRAAAETQAEILTVVHHIKFCLRRLKRWMKPQRRGTSLLMATTKAMVYYQPLGVVGVVVPWNYSIALSAGPLVFALAAGNRVMVKMSETTPRTAELMRHVLSEAFEERQVAVVLGEARTAQEFTRLPFDHLLYTGGSDIGRMVMREAAANLTPVTLELGGKSPTLISEDVPMDLAAERICFGKALNAGQTCVAPDYVLCPAGRVDEFVQAFGNALGRMYPGLVRSADYSAIVNERHYRRIRGYVDDARERGAEVVELNPGGQSPETGSRKLPLYLVKHATAEMRVMKEEIFGPVLPIVAYNHLQEAIDFINARPRPLALNLFDFNADRRARVLAETHAGGVCINDAVSQFIAEDLPFGGVGESGMGHYHGYEGFLTFSHAKAVFERPRINTGKVLYAPHGGWLQRLLYWFYLR, encoded by the coding sequence ATGGCCGCAGAGCCTGCCGACATCGCCGAGCAGCAACAGATCGCCCGCATGCGGCGCCTGTTCGATACGCAGCGCGAGGCGTTCCGGGCGGCGCCGATGCCGGACCTCGCCGCGCGGCGCGCGGACCTGAAACGCCTCAAGGACGTGCTCATCGCCAACCGCGAGCGTTTCGTCGCCGCGGTGTCAGCCGACTTCGGCGGGCGGGCCGCGGCCGAGACCCAGGCCGAGATCCTCACCGTGGTGCACCACATCAAGTTCTGCCTGCGCCGGCTCAAGCGCTGGATGAAGCCGCAACGGCGCGGGACGAGCCTGCTGATGGCGACCACCAAGGCCATGGTGTACTACCAGCCGCTGGGCGTGGTCGGCGTCGTGGTGCCGTGGAACTATTCCATCGCGCTCTCCGCCGGGCCGCTGGTGTTCGCCCTCGCCGCCGGCAACCGCGTCATGGTCAAGATGTCCGAGACCACGCCGCGCACCGCCGAGCTGATGCGCCACGTCCTCTCCGAGGCCTTCGAGGAGCGCCAGGTGGCGGTGGTGCTGGGCGAGGCCAGGACCGCGCAGGAATTCACCCGGCTGCCCTTCGACCACCTGCTCTACACCGGCGGCTCCGATATCGGCCGCATGGTGATGCGCGAGGCCGCCGCGAACCTGACGCCGGTGACGCTGGAACTGGGCGGCAAGTCGCCGACCCTGATCTCCGAGGACGTCCCCATGGACCTGGCCGCGGAACGCATCTGCTTCGGCAAGGCGCTGAACGCCGGCCAGACCTGCGTGGCGCCGGACTACGTGCTGTGCCCGGCCGGCCGGGTGGACGAGTTCGTGCAGGCCTTCGGCAACGCCCTCGGCCGCATGTACCCCGGGCTGGTGCGCAGCGCCGACTACAGCGCCATCGTCAACGAGCGGCACTACCGCCGCATCCGCGGCTATGTCGACGACGCGCGCGAGCGGGGCGCCGAAGTGGTCGAACTCAATCCCGGCGGACAGTCGCCGGAGACCGGCAGCCGCAAGTTGCCGCTGTACCTGGTGAAGCACGCCACCGCCGAGATGCGGGTGATGAAAGAAGAGATCTTCGGGCCGGTGCTGCCGATCGTCGCCTACAACCACCTGCAGGAAGCCATCGATTTCATCAACGCCCGGCCGCGGCCGCTGGCGCTGAACCTGTTCGACTTCAACGCTGACCGGCGCGCCCGGGTGCTGGCCGAGACGCATGCCGGCGGCGTCTGCATCAACGACGCCGTGAGCCAGTTCATCGCCGAGGACCTGCCCTTCGGCGGCGTGGGCGAGTCCGGCATGGGGCATTACCACGGCTACGAGGGCTTCCTCACCTTCTCGCATGCCAAGGCGGTGTTCGAGCGCCCGCGCATCAATACCGGCAAGGTGTTGTACGCACCGCACGGCGGCTGGCTGCAGCGCCTGCTGTACTGGTTCTACCTGCGCTGA